Proteins from one Cryptomeria japonica chromosome 4, Sugi_1.0, whole genome shotgun sequence genomic window:
- the LOC131063603 gene encoding pentatricopeptide repeat-containing protein At2g13600, translating to MRAPAFNIATYARLLQECIDTKALAQGKAIHGHIAKSGFDSYIFLCNRLLYMYAKCSALADATRVFQNMHLRDVFSWTSIITGYANCGFMDDARQLFDKMPEPNDVSWNAIIAGYARNGYCSGALEQYGQMQQAGIKPTRFTFATVVSVCTRLAAVEVGKQLHAHIVMNGLGLNSFVGSALVDMYAKCGSIDDARLVFDEMSERDNVTWTAMIAGYGQDGNGLEALKLFRQMQLAGEKPNQLTYATILSGCACKICFQQGIQVYALVIKNGYVSNLFVLSGIVNLYSKCGGLSDARQLFDIMSERDVVLWNAMITGYAHNGYFEEGLKLFVQMQMAGAKPDDVSFTGVLNCWATLAALDGGKQVHGLILRSGFDANVSVGSSLIDMYVKCASIEEANRVFQEMPERNVISWNAMIGGYALNGNGKEALQLFERMVLEAAKPNDSTFVSVLSACKYAGLVDEGRHYFSSMSQDYHIMPRLDHYACFIDLLARAGHLNEATDIVDSMPFEPNAIVWGGLLGACRSYGNIELGERAAEALFELEQDSATPYVLLSQIYATAGRWDDAAKVRRTMKERGVRKEAGCSWIEVKNRAYAFEAEESSHL from the coding sequence ATGCGCGCTCCCGCATTCAATATTGCTACTTACGCTCGCCTATTGCAGGAGTGCATCGACACCAAAGCTTTGGCTCAGGGGAAGGCTATTCATGGACATATTGCTAAATCAGGATTTGATTCATACATATTCCTTTGTAATCGTCTGCTTTATATGTATGCCAAATGTTCAGCTTTGGCAGACGCTACCCGAGTTTTTCAAAACATGCATCTCAGGGATGTATTCTCATGGACTAGTATCATCACAGGGTATGCAAACTGTGGGTTTATGGATGACgcacgccaactgtttgacaaaatgcctgaacCAAACGACGTCTCATGGAATGCAATAATTGCTGGGTATGCACGAAATGGGTATTGTTCTGGAGCTCTGGAGCAATATGGACAGATGCAGCAAGCGGGAATTAAACCCACCCGGTTTACCTTTGCTACTGTTGTTAGTGTTTGTACTAGACTTGCAGCTGTGGAAGTGGGAAAACAGCTTCATGCCCACATTGTTATGAATGGGCTTGGATTGAATAGCTTTGTTGGGAGTGCCCTTGTTGATATGTATGCTAAATGTGGAAGCATTGATGATGCAAGGCTTGTGTTCGATGAAATGTCTGAACGAGATAATGTgacatggactgcaatgattgcaggatatggcCAAGATGGGAACGGTTTGGAAGCCCTTAAGCTATTCaggcaaatgcaattggcaggagAGAAGCCTAATCAGCTCACCTATGCCACCATCCTCAGTGGCTGTGCCTGTAAGATATGTTTCCAACAGGGAATTCAAGTCTATGCACTCGTGATTAAGAATGGATATGTTTCCAACTTGTTTGTGTTAAGTGGTATTGTAAATTTGTATTCCAAATGTGGTGGTCTGTCCGATGCACGCCAGCTGTTTGATATAATGAGTGAACGGGATGTGGTGTTGTGGAATGCCATGATTACCGGGTATGCCCACAATGGGTATTTCGAAGAGGGTTTAAAGCTCTTTGTGCAAATGCAGATGGCAGGTGCCAAGCCAGATGATGTCTCTTTCACTGGCGTTCTCAATTGTTGGGCAACCTTAGCAGCTTTGGATGGGGGCAAGCAGGTCCATGGCCTAATTTTGAGAAGTGGGTTTGATGCAAATGTTTCTGTGGGTAGTTCCCTTATTGATATGTATGTAAAATGTGCAAGCATAGAAGAAGCAAACCGAGTTTTTCAggaaatgcctgaaagaaatgtcaTTTCTTGGAATGCCATGATAGGAGGATATGCCTTAAATGGCAATGGCAAGGAGGCCCTACAACTCTTTGAGAGAATGGTGTTGGAGGCTGCAAAGCCAAATGACAGCACATTTGTTAGTGTTCTCTCTGCATGCAAGTATGCTGGCCTAGTGGATGAAGGCCGCCACTATTTTAGTTCCATGAGTCAAGATTACCATATTATGCCTAGGTTAGACCACTATGCATGCTTTATTGATCTCCTTGCTCGTGCAGGCCACTTGAATGAGGCTACAGACATAGTTGACAGCATGCCTTTTGAACCAAATGCCATTGTGTGGGGGGGACTACTTGGAGCTTGCCGAAGTTATGGCAACATAGAGCTAGGAGAACGCGCAGCAGAAGCCCTTTTTGAACTGGAACAGGACAGTGCTACACCCTATGTCCTCTTATCACAAATATATGCCACAGCTGGCAGGTGGGATGATGCAGCAAAAGTTAGGAGAACAATGAAGGAAAGAGGAGTGAGAAAGGAAGCAGGATGTAGCTGGATTGAGGTGAAGAACAGGGCATATGCATTTGAGGCAGAAGAGAGCTCCCATCTATAA